The Corynebacterium jeddahense genome has a window encoding:
- the pepN gene encoding aminopeptidase N: protein MKTNLTRNDAQARAALISNVRYDIKVDITDADEFTTVSTVEFDSKAGETHFDLVAAGFEATLDGEATGQELSLGDGAHVLTVTSHDAYNRTGEGLHKFTDPVDGKDYLYTQFEPAMAMKVFAGFDQPDLKATYTVSVTAPERYTVILNEAVTATDNGDGTKTWTTTIDTPLSTYLICICAGEFERVSDTYRCTGDDGAERTIELGLYARASLIPHLDAERIFRQTKEGFDFYHANFGRTYPFGDKYDQIFCPEYNMGAMEHVGCVTYRDEYIFTSEPTPYRLERRNDTILHEMAHMWFGDLVTMQWWDDLWLNESFATWSAATAQTAIGEYADAWTTFASVEKAWAYQQDQLPTTHPIAADAPDIETAEQNFDGITYAKGASVLKQLQAYVGYEEFFAGVRTHFDNHAYSNATFADLLGALEQASGRDLADWAEQWLRTTGVSTLRPEIGETFAVLQEDPRPHRVRVGLYSLIDGTVRRIKQIETDVDGERTEIPELAGVEHDLALVNDDDLTYCKMRLTPEHQRFAVEHLGEIEDSLARTLVWSSLWESVRDGELPAREFVKLVAAHAAAETHPSVQERLLAQATQAVRQYVDPAWEGEGMDLLNTAFRGAEPAAIFDRALARLTPTEETVAYFQDLLGHSDNQEVRWLALTNLIAAGALPLDAADEEQDNTSEGAISRLRARAVVDKRWAWKKLVEDDLTNLEARYLMDGLTFTYDGLEGLTDEYFREAPGLWERLTNEMAQRTLEGMYPRWDVTAEAIESANSLLNADVPAGLKRVVSEGQDRAARALRNRTVDGATS, encoded by the coding sequence ATGAAGACCAATCTCACTCGCAACGACGCGCAGGCGCGCGCAGCCCTCATTTCGAACGTCCGCTACGACATCAAGGTGGACATCACCGACGCTGACGAGTTCACCACTGTGAGCACCGTCGAGTTCGACTCGAAGGCCGGCGAGACCCACTTCGACCTGGTCGCCGCCGGCTTCGAGGCCACCCTCGACGGCGAGGCGACCGGGCAGGAGCTTTCGCTTGGCGACGGCGCGCACGTGCTCACCGTCACCTCCCACGACGCGTACAACCGCACCGGCGAGGGCCTGCACAAGTTCACCGACCCCGTCGACGGCAAGGACTACCTGTACACCCAGTTCGAGCCCGCGATGGCGATGAAGGTGTTCGCCGGCTTCGACCAGCCCGACCTCAAGGCCACCTACACGGTGAGCGTGACGGCCCCGGAGCGCTACACCGTCATCCTCAACGAGGCGGTCACCGCGACCGACAACGGCGACGGCACCAAGACGTGGACCACCACCATCGACACCCCGCTCTCGACGTACCTCATCTGCATCTGCGCCGGCGAGTTCGAGCGCGTCTCCGACACCTACCGCTGCACCGGCGACGACGGCGCCGAGCGCACGATTGAGCTCGGTCTCTACGCCCGCGCGAGCCTCATCCCCCACCTGGATGCGGAGCGCATCTTCCGCCAGACCAAGGAGGGCTTCGACTTCTACCACGCCAACTTCGGCCGCACCTACCCGTTCGGCGACAAGTACGACCAGATCTTCTGCCCCGAGTACAACATGGGCGCGATGGAGCACGTCGGCTGCGTGACGTACCGCGACGAGTACATCTTCACCTCCGAGCCCACCCCGTACCGCCTCGAGCGTCGCAACGACACGATCCTGCACGAGATGGCGCACATGTGGTTCGGCGACCTGGTGACCATGCAGTGGTGGGACGACCTGTGGCTCAACGAGTCCTTCGCCACCTGGTCCGCCGCCACCGCGCAGACCGCGATCGGCGAGTACGCGGATGCGTGGACGACGTTCGCGTCCGTCGAGAAGGCGTGGGCGTACCAGCAGGACCAGCTGCCCACGACGCACCCGATCGCCGCGGACGCCCCCGACATCGAGACCGCGGAGCAGAACTTCGACGGCATCACGTACGCGAAGGGCGCTTCCGTGCTCAAGCAGCTGCAGGCGTACGTGGGCTACGAGGAGTTTTTCGCGGGCGTGCGCACCCACTTCGACAACCACGCCTACTCCAACGCGACCTTTGCCGACCTCCTCGGCGCGCTCGAGCAGGCCTCGGGCCGCGACCTCGCGGACTGGGCCGAGCAGTGGCTGCGCACCACCGGCGTCTCCACCTTGCGCCCGGAGATCGGCGAGACCTTCGCAGTGCTCCAGGAGGATCCGCGCCCCCACCGCGTGCGCGTGGGGCTCTACTCGCTTATCGACGGCACCGTCCGGCGCATCAAGCAAATCGAAACCGACGTCGACGGCGAGCGCACCGAAATCCCCGAGCTCGCCGGCGTCGAGCACGACCTCGCCCTGGTCAACGACGACGACCTCACGTACTGCAAGATGCGCCTCACCCCGGAGCACCAGCGCTTCGCCGTCGAGCACCTCGGCGAGATTGAGGATTCGCTCGCGCGCACGCTCGTGTGGTCCTCGCTGTGGGAGTCCGTGCGCGACGGCGAGCTGCCGGCCCGCGAGTTTGTGAAGCTCGTGGCTGCCCACGCCGCCGCCGAGACCCACCCGAGCGTGCAGGAGCGCCTGCTCGCCCAGGCCACCCAGGCGGTGCGCCAGTACGTCGACCCCGCCTGGGAGGGCGAGGGCATGGACCTGCTCAACACCGCCTTCCGCGGCGCCGAGCCGGCCGCCATCTTCGACCGTGCGCTGGCCCGCCTCACCCCCACCGAGGAGACGGTCGCGTACTTCCAAGACCTGCTGGGCCACTCCGACAATCAGGAGGTGCGCTGGCTGGCCCTGACCAACCTCATCGCCGCAGGCGCGCTGCCACTCGACGCCGCGGACGAGGAGCAGGACAACACGTCGGAGGGCGCGATTTCGAGGTTGCGGGCGAGAGCTGTCGTCGATAAGCGGTGGGCTTGGAAGAAGCTCGTCGAAGACGACCTGACCAACCTCGAGGCCCGCTACCTCATGGACGGCCTGACGTTCACCTACGACGGGCTGGAGGGGCTCACCGACGAGTACTTCCGCGAAGCGCCCGGCCTGTGGGAGCGGCTGACCAACGAGATGGCGCAGCGCACCCTCGAGGGCATGTACCCGCGCTGGGACGTCACTGCCGAGGCGATCGAGTCCGCGAACTCGCTGCTCAACGCCGATGTGCCCGCGGGGTTGAAGCGCGTGGTGTCCGAGGGCCAGGACCGCGCGGCGCGGGCGCTGCGCAACCGCACCGTCGACGGGGCTACGAGTTAA